The nucleotide sequence AGTAAGCGAGCAtgggttaaaataaaaaataatgtgctTTAAGCACATCCCTGTACTTAAGAGAGCTGCTTTGTGTAACAATTCTTTCTACTCTTCTAATAAACACACATTCAAATTAGCTCAGCAAGCCCTAGTGCTCTATCAAACATTTCAACTTGCCAGTGAAAAAACGTGGTGCTGTTTTACCGCAAGAAAACATGTTCTAAGACAGTATCTGCTATTTCTAGGTAATACCTAATATCTTCATCTGTCACCATAAATGCTTTGCAAAGCGGCTGTGAAGTGTTTAGCCAAACTCCAGGATTCTTCTCAACCGCTGCAGACAGCTGGCCAGTGATGGGCATAGTGCTAGTGTGCAGAGCACTAGCGATAGCAGAGAGAAGGGTTTCGTCAGTGCAACCAGGTCCAACCCCTGCAAGCCGGAGGAAAAGCAACAATCAGCATGGCACGCGACAACAAACGGCACATCAAGACAACAGCGATAATTTCAGATTTAATGGCAAAGCACGCGCCCTCATTTAGAAAGTCAACACAACATAAATCTCAGACCTCAACACTACTAACAGCACCTGGGCTCCCGAGGTTATTTAAACCTAGATCAATTCCTCATCGTGTTACATAAAAAACAACCTGGGAATGGAAGCTCTTTAAACAGGCACTgcttctggaaaacaaaccaacaaagtCAAGAACCTTTGCCACTTCCTCCCATTATGTTTCAGCATCCCCTGAGGACGGAGGGCGCCTGAGGAGTACTAAGGGCTCCTGCTGAAGCGGGAGCGGTCCACAGCACCGAGGAGCACAAGGAGGTTGACACAATACCTCCAGATCACCGCTGACTGGGATCAAAACGCCACCCCTGGAGTTGAGGGCAGACTCTGATTACCTTGTAAACCTTTTGGAAGGTCCATTGTTTTCACCAGCTCCTCCGCAATGTCAAAAGCATTCAGTCCACTTAATTTCTTCTCCCAGAAGAGCTGACATCAAAGAAAGTGTTTATTGGTACAAAGCAGGGAAATGGAATCGACAACCGCACAAAGCACCTGCTTAcaagcagaaagggaagggcGCTGCTGCAGACAGTTCTATATTGGATTTACTGCAGAAGTGCTCTGAAGGCGGGGAGCAATCCTCATTACCAATCTCACATCTCTGTCCTGATTTACTATCTGGAAAAAgactttcctttcctccagggACTGGTACTCACTGCTTCTGAACTGGAACAGCAAGGCaatgcttgcttgctttcatcCGAGTGCACACACAGTATGggacagctgatttttttttttttttacactactGTTCCTCTTTTGCTGCCTCCCATATGCCACAGAACTGAAGTTAAGGAATGCAGAACTCGTCCAAGCTCTTTACAAGGTCAGGCATTGTTTTATTCCTCTCTAGGAGTTTCTCatgggaaggatcacctctaGACCTTCGAAGAATTTTGAATTACGGGTTCTCCTCCTTCACACAAGTGAACCCATGGTTTGGTGGGAAGTCAGATACTACAACTAGATAAACTTTCAACTCTCAATCTACATGTATAGGGATGATCAATGCATAGCTGGAGtctattttttcttacaacaaagcaattttattgaggctttgaaaaatggaaaattttacCCTATACAGTCCAGACACATCCCCTTTTCACACCTGTCAAAATCTGAGTGTAACTGAACCCACACTACTTTTCCAATTACGAGCTCctaaaaagaggaaggaggacAGTCAAAGCCAAAACACATAGGCTGGATGTTCGTTAGCCTATGACTTTCAAATAGGTACAAACTAATCCAGCACACGATGGGACTTCGTAGTGCTTCAGAATTTTGAGGAAACATCTGGAGTCAACTGACCAGAGGTTTCACTAGACTATATTCTGGTAAAATAAGTAAGGAAAACCCAGGCTGAGTCTACAAAGCTGCACTGCAACAAGTAGTAATGTGAGCAGGAAACTACAGAGGCTGGCTTACGTCTCTGCActggggctgagctctgctgtctAATGACTGCAGTCACATAACAATTTCTCCCTCAACAGGACACAAATCTCTATTCAGCTCAGGTTTTTTTGCACATCAACTTCTTACTTTTAGTGTCTTATTGTCCTACCTAGCCAAGGAGTTTATAGGAGGAGCAACAACACTACAAACACACGTGCCCTACCTCTTTAGGAAATGATGCTAAAAGCCCACAAGccttgtttaaaataaataaataaataaataaaaagccactCCATTTCAAATAGATTCTAAATCACACTTCAGAAAGATAAGTTCTTAAGTTTGCATAAAAAGTTTTCAGCACTAGAGGTTATTTTATAAGGTAAATCACTTTCCTCTTCAAATGATGCATTTTAGTTCCACCAGACCTGCCAGAGTTTAAGGTATACCACTAATTGACACCACTGACAGTGCCTGAACAGACTAATGAAGCTGAACATCTAGTTTCCGAAAGGTATAAAGACAGATGCGCCACAGGAAAGGATTCACAGAATCCCTGGTGTGAGCTCTGTGGAGGCAACAGGCTGTCAGCTCTACCTAACGCTAATGAAAGGAGAACGCCTTCCAAAGGCTGCTTTGAACACGTAAGCCTCATTTGAACCAATGCCCAGCTTCAAAGTTACATTTGCCCTAAGCACACTTTTTGCATCTTTCACGAGATGAAATTAAGCTGAAAGGTTTCCTTTACTTCTGGTGTGTTCTCTTGTTTGAAAATATACAgtgtgagaagaaaaacaacaactttaCATTAATGACGTTCCAAGGGAATTTCTAACCATACTCATACAGGCAGAGTTAACTACTAATGATATatccatcaaaaaaaaaggcCCATGCAGGGGGTACAAGCCCTTGCAGCACATCACAAGCACCACGCTGTAGTCTGCACATGAAACAGGGATTTCTTGAAACACAGAGTTCTAATACACTTGGAACATTTTATAATGATTACAATGTAAATTTCCTGTAAATTGTTTATGACTTTTGTCTACATTTGTAGATAGGTCTTAaagaagtttttaaataaaatagaactgTGACCTTCACAAAGGTTGGAGTCTAGTTATAAAACACTGAAGACAGCATATTAGCTGTatactggaaatgttttttgctctgattttaaaagctggAAGCACTATAAGCTATTGCTTCTGAAATCTCAAATCGCCATGgacattttttcagtgttaaaaaatgaaagtgttttattttgggaccttctcagcagcagaagcaaatgTTTCCTAGCTCTGGAAAAATAGTTTCTAAGATCCAAGCCTTACCTGCCGGGGTTGGTCCACAGCTTTCTGAGGATCGCTCTTCACCTTATTGCTGGGATGGTTTGTGATCTTTGTGACAGGCTGTTTGAATATGGAGGCTGTCTGTCTGACAGGCAATGCTGTATTCAAATCAGGCTTGCCCtacaaatttcaaaacaaaaggaagggaaaatcccattaaacattttcaatttaCCAAAATGCTACTACAGCTGTAAAGATGCGCTGTGGGCAAGAGAGACGTTATGGACTTGAAAACGTGCCTGATCTTAAGCTGTATCAGTGGGActgttaaaaatgcaaaaccacCTTCAAATCTTGCCCAAGAACTTTAAAATGTAACCAAGTTTTTCACTCTCACATTCTACTTTAGATACTAGCCACCTCTCATTCTAGTTTATACACGTTGGTTTTATTCCAATTTTGACAGAAGTCAGGAGTCAGAACAgtgaatttacatttttagatGACAAGCCACCTTTGAACCACTAACCCCGAAGGTTTTGACACGGTGTTTGTAATAAGTAAAAAGTTTATTGTGCAGGATTTAGAGACCAGTTTGCGAATCCAGAAGCCATTCTAACACTTTCTGCTGAAATTCAGTTGTGGATgccaataaataaaacagtgcaGCTGGAATCTTGATCACTTTTTTTACCTTCAGTTCTTCATAAAATTCAGTTCTTAACGGGCCTGATAACTACCAAGCGTTCACAACATGACTATGTCTTACACTGCTTGGAAAACAGGAAGCATGTTCCTCATTCCGGAGATCTACTGTGCTAATCTTGAAATGGCCGTAGGACATACTTTGTTCTCAAGGATGCAGACACAGTATCTGCTTAACATATTTATTCATGAGATGTAGAAAACTATTCAAGACAAATACCACCCTGAATCATCTTGTGCGCTAATCCATCCGTAAGCTAATGATAactatttatacatttattgaAAGGTTTGGGCAGAATTTTTAGCCTAAGAGGGGTGTTAGCTACTGGTCTCACTGAGGcaaggcatttttcttttaaagcatcaCTACAGCACCTAGTGCTGCACGTAAATCTTCCTCTCACTTAGACCAGAGTACTGTTCTTGATTCTTTACCAGTTGACATAACTAGAAAATAAGCATTATGCTATTTTCCGTATTTAATATTTAGGTGCAGAGACACAGCTTTTGGCTTCTGAAAAGGATTTTGGCATCTGATGAAGATGACATGAGCCAATTTATCCAGACTGACAGTATACCACTGTAACCACCGTTTTTACTTAACGATAATAATCAAAGCGACTGGGTGCCAAACACAGACTCCCTATTTTGCTCTGCAGACAGGCCTTGCTGTCCTCTTATCCCTTCATCTTTTTGCCCAAGCCATGTCCTCGGATCAGTTCTGAAGCAGAGGCACCATGGCCAGCTGCACCCCCTCGCCGTGCCAGCAGCACGCTGCAGGCTCAGGGCTCTGGAGGAGACGGTGCCAGATGCGGCCACCACCAGCCCTGGAAGTAGAAGAGAGGAGGAGgccagccctgcctccagcccttctGGCTGCAAGTTTCTCCATGTATCAGGACTGAGGAAGAATCAGCGAACTGCAGTTATCTGTCCAACACCCTACAACAGAGATAATACCCCATACAACTCCAGCTTCCCCCAGTCATTACAAAACGCTCGCTATTCGTGTTACCCCACATTGTTCTGAGAAGCAGCCTGGCCAGCACAGCAGGTGGACAGGCAGAAAGCTTCCACTACATCTTACTCTTACTTTGGCTTGGTTAGAACAGTCGTAGCGCATCCTCTGTCTGTTCTTGTTCATTTTACTCATCAACATCTTCCCCGTGCGGAAGTCGAAAGTGCTGAGGTCCATGGAGCTCCCCAGGTAGCGAGCCAGCTGGGGCTTGCTTCGGAACTTTTTACCGCTTGGGCTGAAAAACCgtagaaaagaaacaaggagGGGAATTAAAACCCTCTGGACTTCAATACCAGTGTTTGTgacaagttttgtttccttcacGAACTTCCAGAAGCGAAGTTCACACTCAACGCAAGACGGATATTGCTGCGTTCACGTCAGCTCCCCGTGCTTACTGTGCAAGAGACGGACTAACTGCAGGACTTGGGGTGGTTTTGTACGTAAAGAGTAAAACTCAGACCAGGTATAAATTAACAGGGTGTAGTTCACACCATAACTGAAATGGAAGACAATGACGCAGAAGTACTTAGTGCTCAATTGTCTCAAATAATAAGTTTTCAAGGATTTCTTCTCACAGGAGCAGTGCCTGACCGGCACCATAAACTCTGCTCgggctcctgcctccccctcaAGCTGCGCGTTTGGGTTGGATTACAAGTCTTTGGTAGCATTTGGAGCACGCTACTTCAGGATTGCGCAGTATCAAGTACTCAGGGAAGACAGAAATTAACTGCTGACAAGGTGCAAAGTAAAGAATTACAAAGCTTAATTAATGCAAGAATAAAGGCCAAAACCTTACAAAAGTTTCAATTAATGGCAAAGCAGAAGAGattctttttaaacacatgATTTTTCATGAAAGACTACAATCTGGCAAGCACACGCAAATTACTCCAACTCCcgttttattttaataaaaactcaGCCTTTTGCATTACTACAAAAAGCACTAATTGAGCCCTTTTGTATTTCAtgcacaaagcaaaaataagtcAATGCACTGCGACTGCAGTGTCAGACCTACACAGACACTGAGCACAAAATAATTCTTCACGTTCTCGTTTAGCATCACAATGCCactttattctctttatttctctcatttctgttattttgcaTCTTTAACACATCAAGTACTCCATTTTTTGGCAAGCAGAGGACACCACTACCTATCAAGCAGGCAACCTGCCCATTCAGCCTCGGTGCCGGTCTGGTAAAAGCTCACTTCGCATTGCGCTAAGCACAGGTTAGCTAGGTGAAAGACGTTTTAAGACCAAGAGATGCCAGCCGcatcctccccctccccatttatctattttcttctaTTACAAGGCAGTTAGCGTTAGAACGTGTTTCCAGCCACAGGGAAGCAGGATTATCTCCTCACCGCCCTACAAACACACTCTGCTCTCGATCTACCGGCGATCTCTTTAGGAAACGCGAGGTCACATCCAGGCAGACCTCGGGAGCAGCCTGCCCCCTGCACGATGTGATGGCATCCATGAGTCTGGAAATTCAGAGCGACTTCCAGATATCCAAGCACTGAACTTCAGGTGGCTCGGAGCAGCACCTACGTGTCAGAGACCCCGATTTTCTATGGAGGAGGGACATGATACCAGCACGACTCAAACCTGCTGGAGATGAATTAATGCTGACGAGGTTCCAATGCCTCCTGGAGACAGACCTGTGATCAAGTCACCTGCTGATACTCCTGGAGCCAGAACCACAAGCTCCTTGTTTCAAGACTTCTACTGGAAGGCCAAGAATAACTTGAAATAATAAAGCTGTCAGAGGCTGAGGAAAGCAGCATTACTAACTAGTCCAGCAATGCAGACCCCACTCTACCAGAGTTGCTGCGGGAAGATACTAACAACCTCTCTAGGGTCTTCTTTCAGAGTAGCTCAAAGGAAAAAGCCCTTTTTCACCACATTATCTGCTTCTTTGAAACCTTTATAGGAgtaaagtctgaaaaaaatagtgcGAGCATGGAATTTCTAGTCCCGTGGCG is from Anser cygnoides isolate HZ-2024a breed goose chromosome 27, Taihu_goose_T2T_genome, whole genome shotgun sequence and encodes:
- the MBD3 gene encoding methyl-CpG-binding domain protein 3 isoform X2 encodes the protein MERKSCSEHTDAVSVDNCVHGFTSELTGNKRSRVRSPALGINTSPSPSGKKFRSKPQLARYLGSSMDLSTFDFRTGKMLMSKMNKNRQRMRYDCSNQAKGKPDLNTALPVRQTASIFKQPVTKITNHPSNKVKSDPQKAVDQPRQLFWEKKLSGLNAFDIAEELVKTMDLPKGLQGVGPGCTDETLLSAIASALHTSTMPITGQLSAAVEKNPGVWLNTSQPLCKAFMVTDEDIRKQEELVQQVRKRLEEALMADMLAHVEEIARDGEAPSEKEGGEEEGEEEEEEEEQDHDQEMENV
- the MBD3 gene encoding methyl-CpG-binding domain protein 3 isoform X1, with translation MPKAAPPGQRGGARRRAPGCSEHTDAVSVDNCVHGFTSELTGNKRSRVRSPALGINTSPSPSGKKFRSKPQLARYLGSSMDLSTFDFRTGKMLMSKMNKNRQRMRYDCSNQAKGKPDLNTALPVRQTASIFKQPVTKITNHPSNKVKSDPQKAVDQPRQLFWEKKLSGLNAFDIAEELVKTMDLPKGLQGVGPGCTDETLLSAIASALHTSTMPITGQLSAAVEKNPGVWLNTSQPLCKAFMVTDEDIRKQEELVQQVRKRLEEALMADMLAHVEEIARDGEAPSEKEGGEEEGEEEEEEEEQDHDQEMENV